The Desulfatiglans sp. genome has a segment encoding these proteins:
- a CDS encoding DUF4846 domain-containing protein — MSDLNRTVRNTIPIPNGYERMVPPEGSFSQWIQSLPLKSDNIIFDYRGRPVESGSYRLYGVIEMPLMFKSDLEQCADFAMRFWAEYHKEKGWLDNLFLFDYSGKKKYYKNSAQTYTAFLKTAFANTNSHSLKKGCTPIAADELIPGDLFVQNERGGVGHVSVIMDICAAQDGARLFLVGYSFMPAQEFHIEKAGDEYGVEGWFTLEGYKQHLRDHLDYGEPVLRRFAH, encoded by the coding sequence ATGTCAGATTTAAATCGGACTGTCAGAAATACAATACCCATTCCCAATGGTTATGAGCGTATGGTTCCCCCTGAAGGCTCATTCAGCCAATGGATACAGAGCCTCCCTCTTAAATCAGATAATATCATATTTGACTATCGAGGCAGGCCTGTTGAATCAGGGTCTTACAGGCTGTATGGTGTAATAGAGATGCCCCTTATGTTTAAATCAGACCTTGAACAGTGTGCGGATTTTGCCATGCGCTTCTGGGCGGAATATCACAAGGAAAAGGGGTGGCTGGATAATCTGTTTCTATTCGATTATTCAGGAAAGAAAAAATATTATAAAAATTCCGCTCAGACATATACTGCGTTTCTAAAAACAGCCTTTGCAAATACCAATTCCCATTCCCTGAAAAAGGGGTGCACACCAATCGCAGCGGATGAACTTATTCCCGGTGATCTATTTGTGCAGAATGAGAGGGGAGGCGTAGGCCATGTCTCTGTTATCATGGACATCTGTGCGGCACAGGATGGTGCAAGGCTTTTTCTTGTGGGATACAGCTTTATGCCTGCACAGGAGTTTCATATAGAAAAGGCGGGAGATGAATATGGGGTAGAGGGTTGGTTTACCCTGGAGGGGTATAAGCAGCATCTGAGGGATCATCTTGATTATGGTGAGCCTGTTTTAAGGAGATTTGCACATTGA
- a CDS encoding M23 family metallopeptidase codes for MNLLFAVILLLSAAQTPVAGWEEFEKAVRDQTIKKEDARREFPEIYKGLKEVCKKHPFNTDSKWLFPVKGYGIKDVGKGGFRPDIYYGSSTIKGYDFYDGNQHGGHPAYDLFIHDKDQDSKDDRTGKPVSVIAPVDILILSVETAWEQGSEIRGGCYIWALDPVHDQIIYFAHLNDVLVRPGSIIKAGSEIGTVGRSGKNAFPRRSPSHLHLMVLKVDGASLIPFDYIHFMDKE; via the coding sequence TTGAACCTTTTATTCGCAGTCATCCTATTATTATCCGCTGCCCAGACCCCTGTAGCAGGATGGGAAGAGTTTGAAAAGGCGGTTCGTGATCAGACGATTAAAAAAGAGGATGCACGCAGGGAGTTCCCTGAAATTTACAAAGGGTTGAAAGAGGTATGTAAAAAACATCCATTTAATACAGATTCAAAATGGCTTTTTCCTGTAAAGGGGTATGGCATAAAGGATGTAGGTAAAGGCGGGTTCAGGCCGGATATATATTATGGTTCATCAACGATTAAGGGGTATGACTTTTATGATGGTAACCAACATGGCGGCCACCCGGCTTATGATTTATTCATCCATGATAAAGATCAGGATTCAAAAGATGACCGGACAGGTAAGCCGGTATCAGTAATTGCACCGGTAGATATCCTGATACTCAGTGTTGAAACCGCATGGGAACAGGGTTCTGAGATAAGAGGCGGCTGCTACATATGGGCGCTTGATCCTGTTCATGATCAGATTATCTATTTTGCACACCTTAATGATGTGCTGGTGAGGCCGGGAAGTATTATAAAGGCCGGGTCAGAAATAGGCACAGTTGGGCGGAGCGGCAAAAATGCCTTCCCGCGCAGGTCTCCCTCCCATCTCCACTTGATGGTACTGAAGGTGGATGGGGCTTCATTAATACCCTTTGACTATATTCATTTTATGGATAAAGAGTAA